The following proteins are encoded in a genomic region of Tenacibaculum sp. 190524A05c:
- a CDS encoding DUF481 domain-containing protein: MRKLLFCTLIFPLVLLAQINESDTLNFKAKLALTGFWQGGNVETLIFRAKSDLSFKPWGNTVFKTQNSYVYQEFGKEKADEDILSLNFLYFNPKRKIYPLLLGFVSTNFRREINLRYLFGGGVTFQLLNKKKNWLKMSLSSEYERTNFKETSFNTTRYNGEKSINTLRGTIWLNGRYELVQNKMILTHESYFQPSLIRGDNYRWQADFGLEFPIWKFLSIKGNYLHTFESIVVADQKEEDQFLTLGFTLKTF, encoded by the coding sequence ATGAGAAAACTACTGTTTTGTACTTTGATATTCCCATTAGTGCTCTTGGCTCAAATTAATGAGAGCGATACGTTAAATTTTAAGGCTAAGCTTGCATTAACAGGTTTCTGGCAAGGAGGTAATGTTGAAACTTTAATTTTCAGAGCAAAATCGGATTTAAGCTTTAAACCATGGGGAAATACTGTGTTTAAAACTCAAAACTCATATGTATATCAAGAGTTTGGAAAGGAGAAGGCCGATGAAGATATTTTAAGTCTTAACTTTTTGTATTTTAATCCTAAAAGAAAGATTTATCCTCTATTACTTGGTTTTGTCAGTACAAATTTCAGAAGAGAGATTAACCTAAGGTATTTGTTTGGAGGTGGAGTTACGTTTCAATTATTGAATAAAAAGAAGAATTGGTTAAAAATGTCTTTATCTAGTGAGTATGAACGAACCAATTTTAAAGAAACAAGTTTTAATACAACTCGTTATAATGGTGAAAAGTCTATTAATACCTTAAGAGGAACTATTTGGTTAAATGGAAGGTATGAGCTGGTTCAAAATAAGATGATTCTTACACATGAGAGTTATTTTCAACCATCTCTAATAAGAGGAGACAATTATCGATGGCAGGCTGATTTTGGTTTAGAATTTCCAATTTGGAAGTTTTTAAGTATAAAGGGGAACTACCTACATACTTTTGAAAGTATTGTTGTAGCTGATCAAAAAGAAGAAGATCAATTTTTAACATTAGGTTTTACACTCAAGACGTTTTAA
- a CDS encoding endonuclease MutS2, translated as MKKNISEKTLQDLEFATVLEQVSEFCISELGRNAVSNIQPIGDTEELFFELHLVNEYLASFENENRIPNHGFDNITESIKRLTIENSYLEPDAFLKIASVTETVNEQKKFLKKFKDYYPTLFKLSEELEFTTYVSDAIQKIVTSYGEIADNASPTLKQIRKDINSVRGKISGSFSKALSSSLASGYLDDIKETIVDNQRVLAVLAMHRRKVKGSLLGSSKSGNIVYIAPQATLSFSRELQNLLYEEKQEVVKILRALAEEIRPYTPLLEQYISFLTHLDLTAAKAKYARAINGLLPKISKEKKIYFRDAIHPILWRKNAEQGIETISQTLSLNEKQQIIVISGPNAGGKSITLKTIGLLQVMLQSGLLIPVHERSETAIFNTILTDIGDNQSIENQLSTYSYRLKNMRYFLRKCNDRTLFLIDEFGTGSDPELGGALAEIFLEEFYKQKSFGIITTHYANLKVLANELENVTNANMQFNERTLEPMYKLFIGQAGSSFTFEVAQKNGIPYSLINRAKKRVESEKVRLDKTISKLQKERNRLQKTSDTLEKQKSKEQEHLESLQEKELKIREKLEGFQELYDNNQRMLSLGRRLNELLNKYFQTNNKKELSANFFKWVASEKTKYTKRNPPKKKTKTEKVKEKEIAEKQKEAIKKVEQEVLQKVVKVRKEKKEEEKKIAKAKAEYIFKTGDRVRLVDGNAVGTIDKIEKKNAFINYGLFTTKTSIEKLELVQRAK; from the coding sequence TTGAAAAAAAATATATCAGAAAAAACATTACAAGATTTAGAGTTCGCAACGGTTTTAGAACAAGTAAGTGAGTTTTGTATTTCAGAATTAGGTAGAAATGCTGTTTCTAACATTCAACCTATTGGTGATACTGAAGAATTATTTTTTGAGTTACATCTGGTCAATGAATATTTAGCTTCTTTTGAGAACGAAAATAGAATTCCTAATCACGGTTTTGATAACATAACAGAATCTATAAAAAGATTAACAATTGAAAATAGTTATCTAGAACCGGATGCTTTTTTGAAAATCGCCTCAGTTACAGAAACTGTAAATGAACAAAAGAAGTTTTTAAAGAAATTTAAAGACTACTACCCTACACTATTTAAACTTAGCGAAGAATTAGAGTTTACAACTTATGTTTCTGATGCAATTCAGAAAATTGTTACTTCATATGGAGAAATTGCGGATAATGCTTCTCCAACACTTAAGCAAATTAGAAAAGATATTAATTCTGTTAGGGGAAAGATTTCTGGAAGTTTTTCTAAAGCTTTAAGTAGCAGTTTAGCTAGTGGATACTTAGATGACATTAAAGAAACTATTGTTGACAACCAACGTGTTTTAGCGGTTTTAGCAATGCACAGACGTAAAGTTAAAGGAAGTCTTCTTGGTTCTTCTAAATCAGGGAATATCGTTTATATCGCTCCACAAGCAACACTTTCATTTAGCAGAGAATTACAAAATTTACTGTACGAAGAAAAACAGGAAGTTGTAAAAATTCTGAGAGCTTTAGCAGAGGAAATCAGACCGTACACTCCGTTATTAGAACAATATATTTCCTTTTTAACACATTTAGATCTTACGGCTGCAAAAGCTAAATACGCGAGAGCTATAAATGGTTTATTGCCAAAAATTTCTAAAGAGAAGAAAATCTATTTTAGAGATGCTATTCATCCAATACTTTGGAGGAAAAATGCTGAACAAGGAATTGAGACTATTTCTCAGACCTTATCTCTAAATGAGAAGCAACAAATCATTGTTATTTCTGGTCCGAATGCAGGAGGAAAAAGTATTACATTAAAAACCATTGGGTTGTTGCAAGTAATGCTACAAAGTGGATTGTTAATCCCAGTGCATGAGCGAAGTGAAACAGCTATTTTCAATACAATTCTTACAGATATTGGAGATAATCAATCTATAGAAAATCAATTAAGTACATACAGCTATCGATTGAAAAACATGCGTTACTTCTTGAGAAAATGTAACGATAGAACATTATTTTTAATTGATGAGTTCGGAACAGGTTCTGATCCAGAATTGGGTGGAGCTTTAGCTGAAATATTTTTAGAAGAATTCTACAAGCAAAAGTCTTTCGGAATTATAACTACGCATTATGCGAATTTAAAAGTATTAGCTAACGAATTAGAGAATGTTACTAATGCGAATATGCAATTTAATGAACGTACATTAGAACCAATGTATAAGCTATTTATTGGTCAGGCTGGTAGTTCATTTACTTTTGAAGTAGCGCAAAAGAATGGAATTCCGTATAGCTTAATTAATAGAGCTAAAAAACGAGTAGAAAGCGAAAAGGTTCGTTTAGACAAGACCATTTCCAAGCTTCAAAAAGAGCGAAATAGATTACAAAAGACTTCTGATACTCTTGAGAAACAAAAATCAAAAGAACAAGAACATTTAGAAAGTTTACAAGAGAAAGAATTAAAGATTAGAGAAAAACTCGAAGGTTTCCAGGAATTGTATGATAATAACCAACGAATGTTATCTTTGGGAAGAAGACTAAATGAGTTATTAAATAAATATTTCCAAACTAATAATAAGAAAGAGTTATCCGCAAACTTCTTTAAATGGGTGGCTTCTGAAAAAACAAAATACACAAAGCGTAATCCGCCTAAAAAGAAGACAAAGACAGAAAAAGTAAAAGAAAAAGAAATCGCTGAAAAACAAAAAGAAGCGATTAAAAAAGTGGAACAAGAAGTTTTACAAAAAGTAGTTAAGGTTAGAAAAGAGAAAAAAGAAGAAGAGAAAAAGATTGCTAAAGCAAAAGCTGAATATATTTTTAAAACTGGTGATCGTGTTCGATTAGTTGATGGTAATGCTGTAGGAACTATTGATAAAATTGAAAAGAAGAATGCCTTTATTAACTACGGATTGTTTACAACAAAAACTTCTATTGAAAAATTAGAGCTAGTTCAAAGAGCAAAATAA
- a CDS encoding carboxypeptidase-like regulatory domain-containing protein, which yields MKKITFLFFLFALTSVFSQITMKGVVRDTLKSPLDLANIIAINQETNVLESYGITDAKGAYSLKLKKNKSYKIQISYIGMKTFEEVISVKEANVTKDFILQPDNSLDEVEITYEMPVTIKGDTLIYNADSFKNGTERKLEDVLEKLPGVEINEDGQVEVEGKVVNKLMVNGKDFFDGDTKLATKNIPSNAVDKIQVLRNYAEVGQLSSVRNNQDNVALNIKLKKGKENFWFGNVTVGGGSSPDEGLYLVQPKLFYYSPKYSINFIGDVNNIGEVALNRRDIRGFGGGFRAPSRSSGTSINLGDNSLNFLTNQNNALKIENNLATANFSYSPKSTLDLSGFLIYNKSRILSKETSFVQYTNEELGIPDEATEQSSTERSDQGLLKLSASYKPNVNNQVDYDVIARISKDTQDQDLFSSVIGNTNQFDEVTPYSVNQNLNYYYTLDDTNIFAFEAQHLFKNEDPFYNAVLTNTAGNTDPFDSTADALGLDTTQDNYNINQNRRIKSNQLDAKLDYYNLINTKSNINLTFGTIISSQKFNSNIFQFLNDGTTFNPTPTINDSKIVNDVEYNFSDIYLGVHYRVKAGKFTLTPGFSLHAYGNTNTQFGQEFGEDFFRILPDFETRIQFKKSEALTFRYEMRNQFTDVTRLAEALVFNNFNNIQFGEPELQNALSHNLSLFYSSFNLFNYTNVFARASYSSNIDQIRSLTTFENVIRTSTFFNSNFADENVNLFGRVQRTFGKFRTSLNVNLNYSKINQFIQGIQSLNEGFTQTYTPGVRTNYLEAPNVSLRYRYSVTTNNQGSRKTTFTTNAPSIEFDAYLWKAVTFRTNYTYTNQDLGDGNSQSFQNWDATISYRKDRDAKWEYEIKATNLLDIDSQVRNSANNISVFNSETFIQPRFITFRFVYNL from the coding sequence ATGAAGAAAATTACTTTTCTATTTTTCTTATTTGCCCTTACCAGTGTTTTTAGTCAAATCACAATGAAAGGTGTAGTTAGAGATACTTTAAAATCACCTTTAGATTTAGCTAATATTATTGCAATAAATCAAGAAACTAATGTTTTAGAATCTTATGGTATCACAGATGCTAAAGGTGCTTATTCACTCAAATTAAAAAAGAATAAATCGTATAAAATTCAAATAAGCTATATCGGAATGAAAACTTTTGAAGAAGTTATTTCGGTAAAAGAAGCTAATGTTACTAAGGACTTTATATTACAACCTGATAATTCATTAGACGAGGTTGAAATTACCTATGAAATGCCTGTAACAATAAAAGGCGATACATTAATTTACAATGCAGATTCTTTTAAAAACGGAACGGAAAGAAAGCTTGAAGATGTTCTTGAAAAACTACCTGGAGTTGAAATTAATGAAGACGGACAAGTTGAGGTAGAAGGGAAGGTTGTAAATAAACTAATGGTCAACGGAAAAGACTTTTTTGATGGTGATACGAAGTTGGCAACAAAAAATATTCCTTCAAACGCAGTAGATAAAATTCAAGTACTTCGAAATTATGCTGAAGTTGGACAATTAAGTAGCGTAAGAAATAATCAGGACAATGTTGCCTTAAATATCAAGTTGAAAAAAGGAAAAGAGAACTTCTGGTTTGGTAATGTTACCGTTGGTGGAGGTTCTTCACCCGATGAAGGCCTATACTTGGTACAACCTAAACTTTTCTATTACAGTCCGAAATACAGTATTAATTTTATTGGAGATGTAAATAATATTGGGGAAGTAGCTTTAAACAGACGTGATATTCGAGGATTCGGTGGTGGATTTAGAGCTCCGAGTAGAAGTAGCGGAACAAGCATAAATTTAGGTGATAACAGCCTTAATTTCTTAACAAACCAAAACAATGCTTTAAAGATTGAGAATAACCTAGCAACAGCAAATTTTAGTTATTCTCCAAAATCAACTCTTGATTTAAGTGGATTTCTTATCTATAATAAAAGCAGAATTTTATCTAAAGAAACGAGTTTTGTTCAATATACGAATGAAGAATTAGGTATTCCAGATGAAGCAACGGAACAATCGAGTACAGAACGTTCAGATCAAGGATTATTAAAATTAAGTGCCTCTTATAAACCAAACGTAAATAATCAAGTGGATTATGACGTAATTGCCAGAATTTCAAAAGACACACAAGATCAGGATTTATTTTCTTCTGTAATTGGAAATACCAACCAGTTTGATGAAGTTACTCCATATAGTGTTAATCAGAATTTGAACTATTACTACACTTTAGACGATACTAATATATTCGCTTTTGAAGCGCAACATTTGTTCAAAAACGAAGATCCTTTTTATAACGCTGTGTTAACTAATACAGCAGGGAATACAGATCCTTTCGATTCTACAGCCGATGCTTTAGGATTGGATACAACACAGGATAATTATAACATTAATCAAAATAGAAGGATAAAGTCAAACCAATTGGATGCGAAGTTAGATTACTATAATTTGATTAATACAAAGAGTAATATCAACTTAACATTCGGAACCATTATTAGTAGTCAAAAGTTCAATTCGAATATATTTCAGTTTTTGAATGATGGAACCACTTTTAATCCAACTCCGACTATCAATGATTCTAAAATTGTTAATGATGTTGAATATAATTTCAGCGATATTTATTTAGGAGTTCATTATCGAGTAAAAGCTGGTAAATTCACATTAACACCAGGATTTTCGTTACATGCATACGGAAATACTAATACTCAATTCGGTCAAGAATTTGGAGAAGATTTCTTTAGAATACTTCCAGATTTTGAAACAAGAATTCAATTTAAGAAAAGCGAAGCGTTAACGTTCAGATATGAAATGAGAAACCAATTTACTGATGTGACTCGTTTAGCAGAGGCTTTAGTATTTAATAACTTCAATAATATTCAGTTTGGAGAGCCAGAATTACAAAATGCTTTATCACATAATTTGAGCTTATTTTATAGTAGTTTTAATTTATTCAACTATACAAACGTATTTGCTAGAGCATCTTATTCGAGTAATATAGATCAAATTCGAAGCTTAACTACATTCGAAAATGTAATTAGAACGAGTACATTTTTCAATTCAAACTTCGCAGATGAGAATGTGAATTTATTTGGTAGAGTTCAACGAACATTTGGAAAGTTTAGAACGAGTTTGAATGTTAATTTAAATTACAGTAAAATCAACCAGTTTATTCAGGGAATTCAATCGTTGAATGAAGGATTTACACAAACCTATACACCTGGTGTTAGAACAAACTATTTAGAAGCTCCAAATGTTAGTTTACGTTATAGATATAGCGTAACAACTAATAACCAGGGAAGTAGAAAAACAACATTTACAACAAATGCTCCATCTATAGAATTTGATGCGTATTTATGGAAAGCGGTTACGTTTAGAACCAATTATACCTATACAAATCAAGATTTAGGAGATGGAAATTCTCAGTCATTCCAAAATTGGGATGCAACCATATCGTACAGAAAAGATAGAGACGCGAAATGGGAATATGAAATCAAAGCGACCAACTTATTAGATATTGATTCTCAAGTGCGAAACAGTGCGAACAACATTTCAGTATTTAATTCTGAAACATTCATCCAACCCCGATTTATAACATTTAGGTTTGTTTATAACTTATAA
- a CDS encoding glycosyltransferase family protein, whose product MKILYAIQGTGNGHASRALEVVPYLQKRAEVDILVSGYQCELKFPFEVKYKLYGLSFIFGKKGGIDLWETLKKTKFGKLWKEIKNLPVRDYDLIINDFEPVSAWACKLRNVPIISLSHQNAVADDKAPKYGSFKFERLILKYYAPAKNKFGFHFKTYSSATFLPIIRKEIRYKNVTKKSHYTVYLPAYGDKKLIKILSQFKKVKWEVFSKHTNQFQLHNNVVIRPIDGKEFIKSIASSKGVLCGAGFETPAEALFLGKKLMVVPMKNQYEQQCNALALKEMGVPVLKKFNKKQLPKIKKWLSSDKIVEVNYPDVTEDILDAITLPYYNETILPRIAME is encoded by the coding sequence ATGAAAATACTTTACGCAATCCAAGGAACTGGAAACGGTCATGCTAGTAGAGCATTAGAAGTTGTACCTTACTTACAAAAAAGAGCTGAAGTAGATATTTTAGTAAGTGGTTATCAATGTGAATTAAAATTTCCTTTTGAGGTAAAATACAAACTATATGGTTTAAGCTTCATTTTTGGTAAAAAAGGAGGAATTGACTTATGGGAAACTTTGAAAAAAACCAAATTTGGTAAACTTTGGAAAGAGATAAAAAATCTACCTGTTCGAGATTACGATTTAATCATCAATGATTTTGAACCTGTGTCTGCTTGGGCATGTAAATTAAGAAATGTACCGATCATCTCATTAAGTCATCAAAATGCAGTTGCAGATGACAAAGCTCCGAAATATGGAAGTTTCAAGTTTGAAAGATTGATCTTAAAATATTATGCACCTGCCAAAAACAAGTTTGGTTTTCATTTTAAAACCTACTCCTCTGCTACATTCTTACCAATTATCAGAAAAGAAATTCGGTATAAAAATGTGACAAAAAAAAGTCATTACACGGTGTATTTACCAGCTTATGGAGATAAAAAACTAATCAAGATTTTATCTCAGTTTAAAAAGGTAAAATGGGAAGTGTTTTCAAAACACACCAATCAATTTCAATTACATAATAATGTAGTTATTCGTCCAATTGACGGAAAGGAATTCATAAAAAGCATTGCTTCCTCAAAAGGCGTTTTATGTGGTGCAGGATTTGAAACTCCGGCAGAAGCTTTATTTCTAGGTAAGAAACTAATGGTAGTTCCTATGAAAAACCAATATGAACAACAATGTAACGCTTTAGCTTTAAAAGAAATGGGAGTTCCAGTTTTAAAGAAGTTTAATAAGAAACAATTACCTAAAATTAAAAAGTGGTTAAGCTCTGATAAAATTGTTGAAGTAAATTATCCAGATGTAACCGAAGATATTTTAGATGCAATTACGCTACCTTACTATAACGAAACTATTTTACCTCGAATAGCAATGGAATAA
- a CDS encoding GLPGLI family protein, producing the protein MRSTILKFLGIIIIMAFTKPEEVQQFQGKAIYFSKSKMELGRWGARMSEAQKKQIKARLKNRLEKEYVLNFNKKESYFMEEEKIDAISGATDSWGKNFSQGNQYKNVQDNELVQSQEFYGKRFLVKDKLQKIDWKIEKESKKIGNYLCFKATATIPSKELTWYDFAWSDLRKAEKKKDSLGNDIEPQIEMTKVEAWYTPQIPVSHGPGEYWGLPGLILEVTTGNRVMLCSKVVINPKDKIEIEAPEKGKEITKLAYQEVIKGKMIEMRNNRGRRRR; encoded by the coding sequence ATGAGATCAACTATTCTAAAATTTCTAGGAATCATAATAATAATGGCATTTACTAAGCCAGAAGAAGTTCAACAATTTCAAGGAAAAGCAATTTATTTTTCTAAATCTAAAATGGAATTAGGAAGATGGGGAGCAAGAATGAGTGAAGCTCAGAAAAAACAAATCAAAGCTCGTTTAAAGAATAGATTAGAGAAAGAATATGTCTTAAACTTCAATAAGAAAGAGTCGTATTTCATGGAAGAGGAGAAGATAGATGCTATTTCAGGAGCTACAGATTCTTGGGGTAAAAACTTTTCTCAAGGTAACCAATACAAGAATGTACAAGACAATGAATTGGTGCAGAGTCAAGAATTTTATGGGAAACGTTTCTTAGTTAAAGATAAACTTCAAAAAATCGATTGGAAGATTGAGAAAGAATCGAAGAAAATCGGAAACTATTTATGTTTTAAAGCAACAGCTACTATACCTTCTAAAGAATTAACATGGTATGATTTCGCTTGGAGTGATTTAAGGAAGGCTGAGAAAAAGAAGGATTCTTTAGGAAATGATATTGAGCCACAAATTGAAATGACTAAAGTAGAAGCTTGGTATACTCCACAAATTCCAGTAAGTCACGGACCTGGAGAATACTGGGGGTTACCAGGATTAATTTTAGAAGTTACTACAGGAAATAGAGTAATGTTGTGTTCTAAAGTAGTAATTAACCCAAAAGATAAAATTGAGATTGAAGCTCCTGAAAAAGGAAAGGAAATAACAAAATTAGCTTACCAAGAAGTTATTAAAGGAAAGATGATAGAGATGAGAAATAACCGAGGAAGAAGAAGACGCTAA
- a CDS encoding TetR/AcrR family transcriptional regulator encodes MKRDVRQHIIITASTLFYRNGYNSTGINEIISESGIAKATLYNHFKSKEDICLAYLRYKHAKFTYDIKEFCLSKTKGQDQVLAVFDFLGLFFKEKDFNGCWCIKTVSEIPKENERIRTEIQTQKNQLIDFIADLIADNLDLSKIETETLAKQIYLLYESAVAESHLHQDQWPIDQAKGICEKII; translated from the coding sequence GTGAAACGGGATGTACGACAACATATTATTATAACAGCTTCTACTCTATTTTATAGAAATGGATATAATTCAACAGGTATTAATGAAATTATTTCTGAATCAGGAATAGCTAAGGCTACTTTGTATAATCATTTCAAATCTAAAGAAGATATCTGTCTTGCTTACTTAAGGTATAAACATGCAAAGTTCACATATGATATTAAAGAATTTTGTTTATCAAAAACTAAAGGTCAAGATCAAGTATTGGCAGTATTTGATTTTTTAGGTTTATTCTTTAAAGAAAAGGATTTTAACGGATGTTGGTGTATTAAAACAGTTTCTGAAATTCCTAAAGAGAATGAAAGAATAAGAACTGAGATTCAAACTCAAAAAAATCAGCTTATTGATTTTATTGCTGACTTAATTGCTGATAATCTAGACCTTTCTAAAATTGAAACAGAAACATTAGCTAAACAAATCTATTTATTATACGAAAGTGCTGTGGCAGAAAGTCATTTACACCAAGATCAATGGCCTATAGACCAAGCTAAAGGAATTTGCGAAAAAATAATTTAA
- the ung gene encoding uracil-DNA glycosylase, protein MQVNIAESWKHILQPEFEQDYFKNLVQFVKEEYNEFTCYPKGSDIFAAFDYCAFDDVKVVIIGQDPYHGVGQANGLCFSVHDGISHPPSLINIFKEIETDLGITYPESGDLSRWAKQGVLLLNATLTVRAHEAGSHQKKGWEQFTDAVIASISQQKEDVVFLLWGGYAKKKGAKIDKKKHHVLTSGHPSPLSANRGYWFGNKHFSQTNEFLTRKNLSVINW, encoded by the coding sequence ATGCAAGTAAATATAGCTGAAAGTTGGAAACATATTTTACAACCTGAATTTGAACAAGATTATTTTAAAAACTTAGTTCAATTTGTTAAAGAAGAGTACAATGAGTTTACTTGCTACCCTAAAGGCTCAGACATTTTTGCCGCATTTGATTATTGTGCTTTTGATGATGTAAAAGTTGTTATAATTGGACAAGATCCATATCATGGAGTTGGTCAGGCAAACGGTTTATGTTTTTCGGTTCATGATGGAATTTCTCATCCACCTTCTTTAATAAATATTTTCAAAGAAATTGAAACAGATCTTGGAATTACATATCCAGAATCAGGAGATTTATCACGTTGGGCAAAACAAGGAGTTTTGTTACTTAATGCAACTTTAACTGTAAGAGCTCATGAGGCTGGAAGTCATCAAAAGAAAGGTTGGGAGCAATTTACAGATGCTGTAATCGCTTCTATTTCTCAACAAAAAGAAGATGTTGTGTTTTTACTTTGGGGAGGATATGCAAAGAAAAAAGGAGCGAAGATTGACAAGAAAAAACACCATGTGTTAACTTCAGGTCATCCTTCGCCTTTAAGTGCAAATCGAGGATACTGGTTTGGAAATAAACATTTTTCACAAACCAATGAGTTCTTGACTCGCAAAAATTTATCGGTTATAAATTGGTAA
- a CDS encoding UDP-2,3-diacylglucosamine diphosphatase gives MKKSKKRKLDIVVISDVHLGTFGCRAAELHNYLKTINPKTLILNGDIIDIWQFNKRYFPKAHMKVIKQLMTFITSGTKVYYITGNHDEMLRKFKGFRLGSFEIVNKVVLDIDGKKGWFFHGDVFDVTMQHSKWLAKLGGIGYDFLIMLNTAVNCISEALGYNRLSFSKKIKNSVKSAVKFINNFETTASEIAIDNNYEYVVCGHIHQPEMKVIQNEKGETMYLNSGDWIENLTALEYVNKEWKLYEYEKDDIAQKVPETIEVSDVELVKAEQSNSQLFEDLLLEFNIKKSTK, from the coding sequence ATGAAAAAAAGTAAGAAACGTAAACTGGATATTGTTGTAATATCAGATGTACATTTAGGAACTTTTGGTTGTAGAGCTGCTGAACTTCATAACTATCTTAAAACCATAAATCCTAAAACACTTATTTTGAATGGAGATATAATCGATATCTGGCAATTCAATAAACGTTATTTTCCAAAAGCACACATGAAAGTTATAAAGCAATTGATGACTTTTATTACTTCTGGAACTAAAGTCTATTATATCACTGGAAACCATGATGAAATGCTTAGAAAATTTAAAGGTTTTCGCTTAGGTAGTTTTGAAATCGTAAACAAAGTGGTTTTAGACATTGATGGTAAAAAGGGATGGTTTTTCCATGGTGATGTTTTTGATGTTACTATGCAACACTCAAAATGGTTAGCAAAATTAGGTGGCATTGGTTATGACTTTCTAATTATGCTGAATACAGCCGTAAATTGCATTAGTGAAGCTTTAGGCTACAATAGATTATCATTCAGTAAAAAGATAAAAAACAGCGTTAAAAGTGCCGTTAAATTTATTAATAACTTCGAAACAACTGCTTCTGAAATCGCAATTGATAATAATTATGAATATGTAGTATGTGGACATATTCATCAACCTGAAATGAAGGTGATTCAAAATGAAAAAGGAGAAACTATGTATTTAAACTCTGGAGATTGGATAGAAAATCTTACAGCTCTTGAGTATGTGAATAAAGAATGGAAATTATATGAATACGAAAAAGATGATATCGCACAAAAAGTCCCTGAAACCATTGAAGTATCTGATGTAGAACTTGTAAAAGCAGAACAATCCAACAGTCAGCTTTTTGAAGATTTATTGTTAGAGTTCAATATTAAAAAATCAACCAAATAA